A single window of Nicotiana sylvestris chromosome 5, ASM39365v2, whole genome shotgun sequence DNA harbors:
- the LOC104211223 gene encoding aspartic proteinase PCS1, translating into MEIYKAFLLLFLSFLHITIAKKSHENKPFSLSFPLTTTPLLSQKSSTKSIFQSSKTMTRMASLSYKSNFKYSMALIVTLPIGTPPQNQEMVLDTGSQLSWIQCNKKIPKKPPPTTSFDPSLSSSFSALPCNHPLCKPRIPDFTLPTSCDQKRLCHYSYFYADGTLAEGNLVREKFTLSNSQITPPLILGCATESSDDKGILGMNLGRFSFASQAKVQKFSYCVPSRQGKILPSGTFYLGQNPNSYMFQYINLLTFPQSQRMPNLDPLAYTIDMVGIKIGGKGLNISERVFRPNAGGSGQTMIDSGTQYTFLVEEAYNKVREEIVKLVGSKLKKGYVYGGSLDMCFDTINSIQVGQLIGDMTLEFGNRVEIMINKEKMLDDVGGGVHCIGIGRSDSLGIASNIIGNFHQQNLWVEFDLSNRRVGFGKAECK; encoded by the coding sequence ATGGAAATTTACAAAGCTTTCTTGCTTCTATTTCTTAGTTTTCTTCATATAACAATAGCTAAAAAATCCCATGAAAATAAACcattttcactttcttttccTCTTACTACAACCCCTTTATTATCTCAAAAATCTTCTACTAAATCCATTTTTCAATCTTCTAAAACCATGACAAGAATGGCATCTTTAAGTTATAAATCAAATTTCAAATATTCAATGGCTTTAATTGTTACACTTCCTATAGGAACACCTCCACAAAATCAAGAAATGGTTTTAGATACTGGAAGTCAACTTTCTTGGATTCAATGtaataaaaaaattccaaaaaaaccACCTCCTACTACTTCATTTGATCCTTCTTTATCCTCTTCTTTTTCTGCTCTTCCTTGTAATCATCCACTTTGTAAGCCACGAATTCCCGATTTTACCCTCCCAACATCGTGTGACCAAAAACGTTTGTGTCACTATTCTTACTTCTATGCTGATGGTACTTTAGCTGAGGGTAATTTGGTACGAGAAAAATTTACCTTatcaaattcccaaattacccctccTTTGATTCTTGGTTGTGCTACGGAGTCTAGTGATGATAAGGGTATTTTGGGAATGAATCTTGGACGGTTTTCTTTTGCTTCCCAAGCTAAGGTACAAAAATTCTCTTATTGTGTGCCTAGTAGACAAGGGAAAATATTACCTAGTGGAACATTTTACCTAGGTCAAAACCCTAATTCATATATGTTTCAATATATAAATCTTTTGACTTTTCCTCAAAGTCAACGCATGCCAAATTTGGACCCCCTAGCTTATACTATTGATATGGTGGGGATAAAAATTGGCGGGAAAGGATTGAATATCTCCGAGAGGGTTTTCCGGCCGAACGCTGGTGGTTCCGGCCAGACGATGATTGATTCCGGCACCCAGTACACTTTCCTGGTGGAAGAAGCATATAATAAAGTCCGAGAAGAAATTGTTAAGTTAGTAGGTTCGAAATTAAAGAAGGGGTACGTTTATGGTGGTTCACTCGATATGTGCTTCGATACTATAAATTCCATACAAGTCGGACAATTAATAGGCGATATGACGTTAGAATTTGGAAATCGAGTTGAGATTATGATTAATAAAGAGAAAATGTTGGATGATGTAGGTGGAGGAGTTCATTGTATAGGGATTGGACGATCGGATTCACTTGGAATAGCAAGTAATATTATTGGAAATTTTCATCAACAAAATTTATGGGTAGAATTTGATTTGAGTAATAGAAGAGTTGGTTTTGGGAAAGCAGAGTGTAAGTAG
- the LOC104211224 gene encoding peptidyl-prolyl cis-trans isomerase PASTICCINO1: protein MAVVDDDDHEQQVKPPQEKKKPESEDDKRRKKIVPGSLMKAVVRPGGGQSRPAEGEQVIYHCTVRTLDGVTVESTRSEFGGKGTPIRHVLGKSKLILGLLEGIPTMLKGEVAMFKMKPEMHYGEEDCPVAVPDNFPKDSELHFEIELIEFSKVKVITADLGVLKKVIEEGQSWETPREPYEVKAWISAKSGDGKVILSRTQDEPYFFTFGKSEVPKGLELGTGTMSRGEKAVIYVKSQYYTESPLMPVVEGVDEVHFEVELVHFVQVRDVLGDGRLIKRRIRDGRGEFPMDCPLQDSLLRVHYKGLLLNEEKTVFYDTRFDNNGQPLEFSSGEGLVPQGFEMCVRLMLPGEIALVTCPPDYAYDKFERPANVPEGAYVQWEIELLDFNTPKDWTGFSFREIMEDVEKIKGTGNRLFKEEKFELAKAKYEKVLREFNHVHPQDDEEGKEFSNTRNLLHLNVAACFLKLGEHKKSIEACNKVLDANPVHVKALYRRGMAYMASGDFEEARADFNKMMSIDKSSEASAKAALLKLKKEEQEVERRVRKQFKGLFDKRPGEISEVGTIDREDEATGENLEKDDLDNLDGHEERTHQTTVPPPRSGILSQLRKLFASVGLKRCTIL, encoded by the exons ATGGCAGTAGTAGATGATGATGATCATGAGCAACAAGTTAAGCCAccacaagaaaagaagaaaccAGAGTCTGAGGATGATAAAAG AAGGAAAAAGATTGTTCCTGGAAGTTTGATGAAAGCTGTGGTGAGGCCTGGTGGTGGCCAATCAAGACCTGCTGAGGGTGAACAG GTTATATATCATTGCACAGTTAGAACACTGGATGGAGTTACAGTTGAATCAACACGGTCAGAATTTGGAG GCAAGGGTACCCCAATAAGACATGTTTTGGGAAAGAGCAAGTTGATTTTGGGATTGCTAGAGGGGATTCCGACAATGTTGAAGGGCGAAGTTGCAATG TTCAAAATGAAACCTGAAATGCACTATGGAGAGGAGGATTGTCCAGTTGCAGTTCCAGATAACTTTCCTAAGGATTCTGAGCTTCATTTTGAGATTGAGCTGATTGAATTCTCCAAAGTCAAG gtgATAACTGCTGATCTTGGAGTCCTAAAGAAG GTTATAGAAGAAGGACAAAGCTGGGAAACACCTCGGGAACCTTACGAAGTAAAAGCTTG GATTTCCGCAAAGTCGGGGGATGGGAAAGTGATTCTATCGCGGACTCAGGATGAACCATATTTCTTCACATTTGGTAAATCTGAG GTACCCAAAGGTCTCGAACTGGGAACGGGGACCATGTCACGTGGAGAGAAAGCAGTGATTTACGTTAAAAGTCAATATTATACAGAATCACCTCTAATGCCTGTGGTAGAAGGTGTTGACGAAGTCCATTTCGAGGTTGAACTTGTCCATTTTGTTCAG GTGCGAGATGTGCTCGGAGATGGACGCCTCATAAAACGCCGAATTCGTGATGGAAGAG GTGAATTTCCTATGGATTGCCCTCTGCAAGACAGTCTACTGCGTGTACACTACAAAGGATTGCTTCTTAATGAAGAAAAGACGGTATTCTATGATACAAGATTTGACAACAATGGTCAGCCTTTGGAGTTCAGCTCTGGAGAAGGGCTT GTACCTCAAGGGTTTGAAATGTGTGTTCGTTTGATGTTGCCTGGAGAGATAGCTCTTGTGACATGCCCGCCTGATTATGCTTATGACAAATTTGAAAG GCCAGCTAATGTTCCTGAAGGTGCTTATGTGCAGTGGGAAATTGAGCTTCTTGACTTTAACACACCGAAG GACTGGACTGGTTTCAGTTTCAGAGAAATTATGGAAGATGTAGAGAAGATCAAAGGCACG GGTAACAGGCTTTTCAAGGAAGAGAAATTTGAACTAGCGAAAGCAAAGTATGAGAAG GTGCTTCGCGAGTTTAATCATGTTCATCCTCAAGATGACGAGGAGGGAAAGGAATTTTCGAACACTAGG AACTTGTTGCATCTTAATGTTGCTGCCTGCTTTCTGAAACTGGGAGAGCATAAGAAGTCAATTGAGGCGTGCAATAAG GTGTTAGATGCAAATCCTGTTCATGTGAAAGCTCTCTATCGACGTGGGATGGCCTACATGGCTTCTGGAGATTTCGAAGAAGCAAGAGCTGATTTTAATAAG ATGATGAGCATCGACAAGTCATCCGAGGCGAGTGCTAAGGCAGCACTTTTGAAACTGAAAAAGGAGGAACAG GAAGTCGAGAGGAGGGTTCGTAAGCAATTTAAGGGACTGTTTGACAAAAGGCCTGGTGAGATCTCTGAAGTCGGGACTATTGACAGAGAGGATGAGGCTACAGGTGAAAATCTTGAGAAGGACGATCTTGACAATTTAGACGGCCATGAAGAGAGAACTCATCAGACAACAGTGCCTCCACCTCGCTCAGGTATTTTGTCCCAATTGAGAAAGCTTTTTGCATCTGTTGGCCTGAAGCGATGCACCATATTGTGA